Part of the Henckelia pumila isolate YLH828 chromosome 2, ASM3356847v2, whole genome shotgun sequence genome is shown below.
TGATTAAATTACTTCATTTTGGTAAGATATAAACCACATCATTCCttaattttgttttaattttaataagaaGAAAACCACATGCAGCATCCCCAGCTGTGGTATCCCCACAGCAGGGGATCCGTTCCCATAATTTACATGTTAATTATCATATCTAGACTCTAGTCTCTAGTACACTTTTCAAGAAGAATGCTCGTAAGTTGTAAGTAGACATCGATTGACTAGTAAATGAGACGATGAAAAAcgtataataattatatttttgtaatCTATACAAAGATAGATGTGTTgaaaatatgttattattattattattattattattattattattatttaaagttgaatgttgaatattgagttgtaaaatgtggaaaatttgtgtgtgatgatgtagatgatgatgtattaatatttggactaatctccaacTGAGatatataaataggtctctccatttgtgtataaaacacaattgagttgagagaaaaatattataaagtgtagagtttgatatattttgagtttggagtttttactttttaccataaatttttactttttcacaacacgttatcagcaagatcgctcgaaggttctctataatttttgACCCTCCAAAACACAAAGAGaagacaaaaatattcaacaagtaagtatatttattttattgtttatatatattttttatgtatatatatattaatatataatttcatgttattatataaaaggttatctatgacaccgaccttataataacgtgatatgatatatatttattatatatgtatatatactaactgtattaatatataatttcatgttattatataaaaggttctCTATGATACTgatcttataataacgtgatatgatatatatttattatgtatatatactaactatattaatatataatttcatgttattatataaaaagttgtctatgacactgatcttataataacgtgatatgatacatattattatgtattatatactaatcatattcgtataatcccatattattatataaaaggatgtctatgacaccgaacttataataatatgatatgatatacataattatttaataatgattatcattatatgcatcacatgattatcacgaatttttattcaacacatactcgattttttattatttaaatttgaatgttgaatgttgaatattgagttgtaaaatgtgaaaaattagtgtgtgatgatgtaaatgatgatgtattaatatTTGGACTAATCTtcaaatgagatctataaataggtctctccatttgtgtagaaaaacacaattgagttgagaaaaaaatattataaagtgtagagtttgatatattttgagttttgaactttttaatttttatcataaatttttactttttcacaagatGTAATATTATAATCATAAGATTGATGTGAATAGAATGAGAATTTCATCATTGACCATATTAGTGACAAATACATACCTCAACTTTATTATAGCGTATagatttttaaaatgattttatcattatttctcttaaattaaataatcacacATTATCCAACATTAATTACCTACGGTGTGGTGAAACTGTTAACTATCTATAAAGACtaaaattgatatatattttgggaaaattgctttttttgttctgtatgtttgtcattttgcgatttcgatCCTCTATATTtacacatttcagttttagtctgctatctttatttgtttggcaattttagtctttttttcgaTGTGGCGCTGGCGTGACaccaattcaatgctgatgtggagctgacgtgtacggtgccacgtcagcattttcaaagaaaaaggaccgaaattgccaaaaatcgaaacatacaggactaaaactgaaatgtgaaaacataaaggaccaaaatcaaaatgacaaacatactggactaaatttgcaatttttccaTATATTTTTATCCAATGGAATATATACTAGCTACTGCATGCCAGCTAAATCTACACGAATGAAATATATTTTGTGCCATTTCAATTTCCATTAGATAGTCGATGACATATTTATAATTTCACTCAAATTTTCATATGGAAATGAAATTCAGCAAATAATTTCATAACTATGCAACAAAAAACACGACAGCACTTGGAAAATTCTCCGCCACATGCACAATTATTATGATTGAAAAAAGAATCATCAGTACAGAATTTTGtgcaatatttatatatatatatatatatatataattaatttccaGAAATGCTTCCTCTTCGACTCAATCTCCCAACTAGAAGTAGAAGAGGAACACAGAGTCCTCGAGAATTTTCATGGCCGTCGTGTGTGCCCAAATCGGACCCTCTAACATTTGACATGTCGATAACAGTAACACAACGTCGTCGTTCGTCTCCTCCTTTGTCCCTAATCCCGAATAGCCAGCCAAGAGACACACTTTGGTCCGGAAAAAAAGATGCCGTGGACTGCAATTACAAACAGATCGAGGAGTACCATAAGTAATGCTATGTACGTATAATGAAAGTCACACGTACATAGTTACGCGTCATTTTTGTAATCGCGTTTGTTCATTGTACATGTAACAAGAGTAACAAAGATCACTAGGCAAGTATATCTATGAGATATACCTCAGTGTCAAGATTAGAGGTCGTTGACAACGAAGAGAAACTGGAGGAGCGGTACTGAACGGCAGAGGCATAAGGCGGCGGCGGATCTCGTGGCGGTGGCGGTGGCCGGGCAGTATGTGCCACTCTTATTGTAGAGTTCATGATGTTTCCAAGACCAAGGGGCCACCCGTTTGGTATCCCATCCCTCTGTAAAGTAAGAGCCAATTGCAAATATATATACGAAAACCACACCAAAATTTGATCTGTTTCGAGAGAATGAAAAAAAGCATGGAGTCAAAATATATGTTACAGAGACATGTAACAGCGTACCTCCTCCATGAGACAGGCTTCAATGGGGGAAATCATAGAATGATCAAGAAAGCCATCGGAGATATCCCATGGCTTTTTTAGTAGACTAATTGGCAAATATTGGAATTTTGTGGTATCCTTATATTTTACTTTATGTGTTCTTCGTTCATTCATCACCTATTGATGACATAGTAAAGGGTTGGGGGCCTACTACACGTACATTCTTGAATACGTTGTCTAGTGACTTTTAATATCGGTGAATTATTCGATTATAAAAACGGGAAGTTCTATGCCATCCCAAAAGGGCAATGCCCTGGGGTAGCGTGGCAGAGCATGTGGAgcccactgattttaaccaatgaTGGGTTTACACGCCACTCCAGTGACATAGAATTTCCCCATAAAAACTCCGTCAGTAAATCACAATAGAAAATCTTTGAGAAATTTCTCTTCTTTGATGTGATTAATGActctcaaaaatattatttttcaatgaaAATATGGGTCTGATTGACCAATTTCACATCTTTACAGAAACTTACTCTAATTTAATTAGCCATGACATATCACGGTttaaattgttaaaaaaaaataagcaggaaaattttttagtaattaattgtttcgttattttttttaaaaaaaattatctagtGAACTGATGACTTTTAAAATCTAACTTATTAATATTTAGATAAtgccaaaaataataataataaagaaatttttttgatcaATTTTATTGCCGGTGTGCATATAAAGATGCCAAAATTTATTTCTAAgatcaaaatatttaatatatatttattgtgttacaaaaatttgtattttaaaatgaGCTAATTTGCATCTACCTCTCTTACATTTTATGTATTTGACACTCACTTTTTTTagatttataatataatttttacacTTGATGAGGTGAGTGTCATATGCAAATGTACACGAGGTGAATTCGCACATAAGTCATAAcgcttttaaaatttaaaacttagtATTAACAAAATATGTAAATTAAGATACATTCtcgaaaaggaaaaagaaaaacaaatctAATGTTACGTTCAGAGACAGTGGTAGTTTTTTTTAGAGTACAAGTAATCAATTACAAAAATGTAATAAACTGTCCGCACAACCGACGAGATTTGAGCATTGACTCGAGATTTgcttttttcgggcaaaaaaactacttaaatctacctaaataaattaaaaaactaCCTACAATCAGCGAAAATCGAACCTAAGACTAATTGGTCTCAGGTCCTCACCCTTAGCCGTTGGGCTAAGAACTCATTGGCGCGACAGTGGTAGTTGAACTACGTACTATGTCCTAAATTATTTGGAGGACGCTGTCGGTTCATGCTAACCAGAGCCAGCATCacaataaaagttttagaattAACTATTTTTCTTATCAGTCataaaaagataaagaaaatgatcTAAAGATATATTTAGAAATTAACATAAACAATATTATGTTAGTTTGATAAACACAAAAAATGTTCACTTAGTTCGACCTATATATATCACGACTCACAAGAAATTCATCCTTCAAAAAATTATAGTTAACTCCAGGCCAAAATGAATGATAATGGTATTTTCCTAAACGTCATTTACGAAAATCCCTTGATCTCAATAGTAAATTCGCTTgaatttattttctatttaaaAGGAACAATTATATGATGGAATCAAAGTGAAAATAAACTATAGATTTTAGGGGTGGCAAAAATTCTCGAAATCCCGACCCTTCCCGAATCACATCTCATTCTCGTCCCGAAAAAATCTCAACCCGAAATTTCCCCGACCCGAACTTTCGGGATTTTTCCCATTCCGATTAATATCGAAAGCGGGATCAGGATTAAAACTTTAtcccgacgggattcccgaccagtcccgaaataatataataatatattttattaataactttattaatataataagctaaatattattaggtttcaactcatataacacttaattgtggacttaattcgcataatttttattgttggaacgataaaattataaaatcacGGAATGCCATTttatttttgagtattttttttaaaaaaattaaattaataatttaattaattcatatttataattatataattataaaaaatatgtagaacaagattcaagagattaatttgacaatctatttaacaaaatttatttagtaattgtatccgaatattttattaataattatccgacacattttttctcttaacaaaacattgaaacattatccgaaatattttaatattatatgttttaagttgaatatttatttttatttataactataagtttctaaatagtatatttaataaaattatcacatttttttttattttttgaacgaaatcttgaacatgaaaaaaaattcgggattTTCTCTCCCTACCCGACGGGATCTTGAACATTCGGTATCCCGAATAGTCGGGTCCCGAAATGTATCGGATACgagatcgggagaaaaaaagtTTTCCCATTTTTTTCGGGACGGAAGTTGAGTATAGGATTTACGGAACGTGTcccgaccctattccacccctaatagatttgctgaaagaaaaaaataaataaaaattaatgctCCAATGCATCAATCAATCGAATAACAAAGTGATGGGACAAGAAAAATGCGATGATTAATGTACATTCAAATAATAATTGTTTGTATTTTGTAAATTAGTGAATAAAAAATGGATTAGGCGGAGGATATGCGTGGTGGCCTGTGGAACGAGGGATATAATTGGAAATTCGAAAAATGGGTCCAATCACACTATCAGAAGCTTCGATCTTATTCCATAGGTTTTACTTCAATGAGATAAGTAGAAGTTTTTCATTGGTCCAATTATGTGGGTCTCACATATGTGAGGTCCACATAATTTGAATCAATCATATGTTTCCACCTACCCAGCGGATACCGAATTATCCCCTCCCGCCTCCAAACAATGGCTTTCCCAATTCGTGCATTGTCCAGTcatcataaaatttaaattaatcgCAATCCCATCACATATTCTTCGAACCGATCACAATCAGTGGTAGGATTCTATTTgacttataatttttttaacagaaaataatatttaacgGTTAAAATCATAGATAAGATATCActtattataaattcaaaaaagtTTCCATTTTGTATTTTATCGACaagatgaaataaataaaataaaaaaaccacaTGGGCTATTTAATTTTTCCCCCGAAAACCAAAATCCCCGTTAAAAAGTTACGATTTTCTCGCCAaatgtattaattttaaaattattttgtcACAAAAAGAACCGAAAAACTCGCTACCATATCTTTTAATTGTCGTACTAACCTTatctttaaatttgatattCATATCAGGACTCCTAATCCTACTACGCATCAAATTGCTTCTATATATAATCCAAATGAACAACCGACTACGCGCCATACATACACAATTGTATAAATACTTCTCCAATACAATTAATTTACAAGCAAAAGCAAAATCTATTTTTCtccaaaaaccaaaaaaaattctTGTTCTAATAATTTCATCTTCTTGGTCGAATAATGGATATCGACACTGCCCGATTAGAGATAGTCTTGGTCGACCCAAAAGTCGTCGTCTCCGACGTGGTGACCACACGTGAAGCCCAATTTCATGTGGACATCGAATTTTCTTGCGACCTGGTGATGTGCGAGTGCTACGACAATGTCTCCCTGGGACATATCGTGCGACCAAGATTCATGACAAAATCAGTCCGTATGGATATCAAGCAACTCATGGACCCCGAATACTCGCACCGAATGATCGCCCGGGAGTTGGGAGAATGGCCTCTGGACGATCGCAACCGTTGCAAGTTGAGCAAATTCGCATTCAAAATCGCTAAAGATCTGATGAGGTTTATGCCTCCGCAACACAATGTTTTGGTGATTCCTTTCTGTGTGTCGGTGGAATGCAACAGACACGTCGACGAGAATATTGCAATGGAATGGATGGATGTCAATCCAATGTTAGAGGAAGAACCTGCTGATTTTGATGAGGTGTTTCCAGCTTCAGATTCCGCCGATTTTCAGATGGTTCCGGCTTCAGATTCTTCCgttgatgaatatttgaatatCAAGACTACTACCTGCGAAGACGAAGAGGAGAGTTGTTCCATCTGTCTAGAAGATTTCTACGCTGGATGTCAAGTTTTATCGATGCCATGTTCGCATATTTTTCACCAAGATTGCATCAAGAAGTGGCTCAAATCTAGCCATTACTGTCCTATGTGCCGTTTCCAGATGCCTTGTTAATTAATAGTAGTTTCTAGCAAGTTCAGATATTAAGGAGTACCCAATCTTTGTACAATATAAACATTAATGTTTTTTCATATCTGCATTTTt
Proteins encoded:
- the LOC140877986 gene encoding uncharacterized protein, encoding MNERRTHKVKYKDTTKFQYLPISLLKKPWDISDGFLDHSMISPIEACLMEERDGIPNGWPLGLGNIMNSTIRVAHTARPPPPPRDPPPPYASAVQYRSSSFSSLSTTSNLDTESTASFFPDQSVSLGWLFGIRDKGGDERRRCVTVIDMSNVRGSDLGTHDGHENSRGLCVPLLLLVGRLSRRGSISGN
- the LOC140885330 gene encoding uncharacterized protein, giving the protein MDIDTARLEIVLVDPKVVVSDVVTTREAQFHVDIEFSCDLVMCECYDNVSLGHIVRPRFMTKSVRMDIKQLMDPEYSHRMIARELGEWPLDDRNRCKLSKFAFKIAKDLMRFMPPQHNVLVIPFCVSVECNRHVDENIAMEWMDVNPMLEEEPADFDEVFPASDSADFQMVPASDSSVDEYLNIKTTTCEDEEESCSICLEDFYAGCQVLSMPCSHIFHQDCIKKWLKSSHYCPMCRFQMPC